A genomic window from Passer domesticus isolate bPasDom1 chromosome Z, bPasDom1.hap1, whole genome shotgun sequence includes:
- the RFESD gene encoding Rieske domain-containing protein isoform X1: MLDLIILTLHFFICFLITIAIWYGPKDVDSHSSSTGGAEMEPDGLIFIGKEEDIKKSQRITAKIDGREIVVFYHEGKFHALDSRCYHEGGPLCRGEIEDIDGQACIVCPWHKFKITLETGEGLYKGINPQEPSPTPKWQSKGVKQRIHKVTIDNGNVYMCTKTEHLWSALIMQVHRHFLLQFPPAVPVLGQTTLPTRDRGGKEEGISFVTVTLLQVFSARVPDGKNISLFRQSCSS, from the exons ATGTTGGACCTCATCATCCTCACCCTTCATTTCTTCATCTGCTTTCTCATCACCATTGCAATCTGGTATGGACCAAAG GATGTGGATTCACACAGCTCAAGCACAGGAGGAGCTGAAATGGAGCCAGATGGTCTTATATTCATTGGCAAAGAAGAGGACATAAAGAAATCTCAAAGAATAACAGCCAAAATCGATGGCAGAGAAATTGTTGTTTTCTACCATGAGGGGAAATTTCATGCTCTGGATTCTCGCTGCTACC ATGAAGGAGGCCCTTTATGTCGTGGCGAAATAGAG GATATCGATGGACAAGCGTGTATTGTTTGTCCTTGGCATAAGTTTAAAATTACCTTGGAAACAGGAGAAGGACTGTACAAAGGAATAAATCCTCAGGAGCCATCACCAACACCAAAGTGGCAGTCAAAAGGAGTCAAACAAAGGATTCATAAGGTCACAATAGACAATGGAAATGTTTAT ATGTGCACTAAAACTGAACATCTCTGGAGTGCATTAATTATGCAAGTACACAGGCATTTCCTTCTGCAATTCCCTCCTGCTGTTCCAGTCTTAGGACAAACAACATTGCCcaccagagaccgtgggggaaaggaggaaggaatATCTTTTGTCACTGTCACACTCCTCCAAGTCTTTTCTGCAAGAGTTCCAGATGGGAAGAATATCAGTTTATTTAGACAGAGTTGTTccagctga
- the RFESD gene encoding Rieske domain-containing protein isoform X5: MLDLIILTLHFFICFLITIAIWYGPKDVDSHSSSTGGAEMEPDGLIFIGKEEDIKKSQRITAKIDGREIVVFYHEGKFHALDSRCYHEGGPLCRGEIEDIDGQACIVCPWHKFKITLETGEGLYKGINPQEPSPTPKWQSKGVKQRIHKVTIDNGNVYADVH; the protein is encoded by the exons ATGTTGGACCTCATCATCCTCACCCTTCATTTCTTCATCTGCTTTCTCATCACCATTGCAATCTGGTATGGACCAAAG GATGTGGATTCACACAGCTCAAGCACAGGAGGAGCTGAAATGGAGCCAGATGGTCTTATATTCATTGGCAAAGAAGAGGACATAAAGAAATCTCAAAGAATAACAGCCAAAATCGATGGCAGAGAAATTGTTGTTTTCTACCATGAGGGGAAATTTCATGCTCTGGATTCTCGCTGCTACC ATGAAGGAGGCCCTTTATGTCGTGGCGAAATAGAG GATATCGATGGACAAGCGTGTATTGTTTGTCCTTGGCATAAGTTTAAAATTACCTTGGAAACAGGAGAAGGACTGTACAAAGGAATAAATCCTCAGGAGCCATCACCAACACCAAAGTGGCAGTCAAAAGGAGTCAAACAAAGGATTCATAAGGTCACAATAGACAATGGAAATGTTTAT GCAGATGTGCACTAA
- the RFESD gene encoding Rieske domain-containing protein isoform X4, which yields MLDLIILTLHFFICFLITIAIWYGPKDVDSHSSSTGGAEMEPDGLIFIGKEEDIKKSQRITAKIDGREIVVFYHEGKFHALDSRCYHEGGPLCRGEIEDIDGQACIVCPWHKFKITLETGEGLYKGINPQEPSPTPKWQSKGVKQRIHKVTIDNGNVYLWLTKDPHNAEITSKGDPSLLRQ from the exons ATGTTGGACCTCATCATCCTCACCCTTCATTTCTTCATCTGCTTTCTCATCACCATTGCAATCTGGTATGGACCAAAG GATGTGGATTCACACAGCTCAAGCACAGGAGGAGCTGAAATGGAGCCAGATGGTCTTATATTCATTGGCAAAGAAGAGGACATAAAGAAATCTCAAAGAATAACAGCCAAAATCGATGGCAGAGAAATTGTTGTTTTCTACCATGAGGGGAAATTTCATGCTCTGGATTCTCGCTGCTACC ATGAAGGAGGCCCTTTATGTCGTGGCGAAATAGAG GATATCGATGGACAAGCGTGTATTGTTTGTCCTTGGCATAAGTTTAAAATTACCTTGGAAACAGGAGAAGGACTGTACAAAGGAATAAATCCTCAGGAGCCATCACCAACACCAAAGTGGCAGTCAAAAGGAGTCAAACAAAGGATTCATAAGGTCACAATAGACAATGGAAATGTTTAT CTGTGGTTGACTAAGGATCCACATAATGCAGAGATTACCAGTAAAGGTGATCCCTCTTTATTGAGGCAGTAA
- the RFESD gene encoding Rieske domain-containing protein isoform X3, whose amino-acid sequence MLDLIILTLHFFICFLITIAIWYGPKDVDSHSSSTGGAEMEPDGLIFIGKEEDIKKSQRITAKIDGREIVVFYHEGKFHALDSRCYHEGGPLCRGEIEDIDGQACIVCPWHKFKITLETGEGLYKGINPQEPSPTPKWQSKGVKQRIHKVTIDNGNVYVSPPDLSVSFDSDYFAEKYKIGGELAIGKPSNLEAME is encoded by the exons ATGTTGGACCTCATCATCCTCACCCTTCATTTCTTCATCTGCTTTCTCATCACCATTGCAATCTGGTATGGACCAAAG GATGTGGATTCACACAGCTCAAGCACAGGAGGAGCTGAAATGGAGCCAGATGGTCTTATATTCATTGGCAAAGAAGAGGACATAAAGAAATCTCAAAGAATAACAGCCAAAATCGATGGCAGAGAAATTGTTGTTTTCTACCATGAGGGGAAATTTCATGCTCTGGATTCTCGCTGCTACC ATGAAGGAGGCCCTTTATGTCGTGGCGAAATAGAG GATATCGATGGACAAGCGTGTATTGTTTGTCCTTGGCATAAGTTTAAAATTACCTTGGAAACAGGAGAAGGACTGTACAAAGGAATAAATCCTCAGGAGCCATCACCAACACCAAAGTGGCAGTCAAAAGGAGTCAAACAAAGGATTCATAAGGTCACAATAGACAATGGAAATGTTTATGTGAGTCCTCCAGATTTGTCTGTGAGCTTTGACTCTGATTATTTTGCTGAAAAGTACAAAATTGGTGGTGAATTAGCTATTGGAAAACCAAGCAACTTAGAAGCCATGGAGTAG
- the RFESD gene encoding Rieske domain-containing protein isoform X2 gives MEPDGLIFIGKEEDIKKSQRITAKIDGREIVVFYHEGKFHALDSRCYHEGGPLCRGEIEDIDGQACIVCPWHKFKITLETGEGLYKGINPQEPSPTPKWQSKGVKQRIHKVTIDNGNVYMCTKTEHLWSALIMQVHRHFLLQFPPAVPVLGQTTLPTRDRGGKEEGISFVTVTLLQVFSARVPDGKNISLFRQSCSS, from the exons ATGGAGCCAGATGGTCTTATATTCATTGGCAAAGAAGAGGACATAAAGAAATCTCAAAGAATAACAGCCAAAATCGATGGCAGAGAAATTGTTGTTTTCTACCATGAGGGGAAATTTCATGCTCTGGATTCTCGCTGCTACC ATGAAGGAGGCCCTTTATGTCGTGGCGAAATAGAG GATATCGATGGACAAGCGTGTATTGTTTGTCCTTGGCATAAGTTTAAAATTACCTTGGAAACAGGAGAAGGACTGTACAAAGGAATAAATCCTCAGGAGCCATCACCAACACCAAAGTGGCAGTCAAAAGGAGTCAAACAAAGGATTCATAAGGTCACAATAGACAATGGAAATGTTTAT ATGTGCACTAAAACTGAACATCTCTGGAGTGCATTAATTATGCAAGTACACAGGCATTTCCTTCTGCAATTCCCTCCTGCTGTTCCAGTCTTAGGACAAACAACATTGCCcaccagagaccgtgggggaaaggaggaaggaatATCTTTTGTCACTGTCACACTCCTCCAAGTCTTTTCTGCAAGAGTTCCAGATGGGAAGAATATCAGTTTATTTAGACAGAGTTGTTccagctga